From Paenibacillus graminis:
TGAAATTCTGGCGGAATATGCCCATGGCGACGGTGTGACAGATGTTGATTTCCAGGATTACGTAATGGAGGATGAGGAAGCGATCTTCGAGAACGTCATCAACGTAGAGAGTGAAGATCCGCTGAATATCGTTCGCAGCCAGATTGACATGGCCCTTGATCTACTGGCTGTTGCCAAGCAGATTGAAGATACCAAGTGGGAACGTGAGCTTAAGAAACGTCTGGCTGTGATGAGCCAGCGGCGGCACCGCCTGCAGCAAAAAGCCTGAAAACATCCCAAATCCAGCCTGTCTATGTATCGGCCTTATATAGTGACTTAAGAGCCTTCTCGCTTGTAGCGGAGGCTCTTTTTGTAGCCTGGAAGCTGCAGGAGACAAGGGGAATCGGTTTCCCTATGCGATTTAATGTGTCTTTAGAATCATTTTAAAAATATTTTTGTAATTCGACAGTTTCTCTGATTGCGTTGTCTGCTTCTCTTGGATATGATTGGAATATAGTTGAAACGGTTGGATAATATAATACGATTTCCGAATGTTCTGGCGGCTTCGTCATATACTCAAATACATAGTAATTTGATGTCGCTTAAGCTCTTCGTCAAATGCAGTAAAAGGGGGAACTTCGTATCGTGATAAGCCAATATCAGGAAAGCTTGCTTTTGCCGGCAAGAACGTTTCAATCTGGACCGATGAACACTACATATGAGGATGTACTCGAGCACATTGACAGCGGAATTTTGCTTTTTGATGAAGAGGGTGTGCTGACGTTTGTAAATAAGCAGATGTACGGCATTCTTGGATTGAACAGGCATTCTCTTTTAGGCTGCACTTTGATTCACCTGCTGTCGAATATCCAGCTGAACCGTTTTAAGAAGAAGCAGGTGCTGCGCGGATATCGTGAAATGATGAAGAAAGGTAAGCCAAGCTATGAGTTTGTAGATGAGTACGGCCGATATTGGACGGTGTCTCTTCACTGCGGAGAGGAAATGAAAGGCTGCTATCTGTTCACGTTCAAGGAAATCTCCGACTACAAGCTGATTGAACAAACTGCTTACCAGAACGACAGTCTCGCCATGCTCGGCAAATTATCAGCATCGATTGCCCATGAGATCCGGAATCCGCTGACTTCGATTCGCGGGTTCATTCAACTGCTTCATCCCCACCTTCATCAGTTGGGCAAAGAGGAGTACGCCAAGATAATATTGGCAGAGATCGATCGTGCCAACGATATTATTCATGAATTTCTGACCTCCTCCAAACCTTCTGTGCCGCAGGTGGCAATGATTCCAGTGTCAGCACTGCTAAAAGAAGTAGTACTGCTCACAGAAAGCGAAGCATTGATGAAAGGCTGCGAGATCAACTTTTATCCGCTGCAGGAGGATATGATTATCTCTGGCGATATCAAGCAGATGAAGCAGGTCGTGCTTAATATGATAAGGAATGCAATGGAAGCGATTACCGAAAAGATTGATGATTCTATAGGCAGAATCGAACTGGGGGCTTCCAGAGAAGGCGCCGAGGTTCGCATCTTTATTTCCGACAATGGGAAAGGGATGGATATCTGCACCCTTGACAGGTTGTTTAGTCCTTTTTTCACCACGAAGGAAAATGGGACGGGACTCGGACTGTCCGTAAGCGACCGGATTATTAAGAACCATGGGGGATGCATTTCTGTCAGCAGCCGGATTAACGAGGGGACACGATTTGTTATCTCGCTGCCGCTGATTCAATAGTTATCATTAATCATCCGTCAATTTCTCGCTGATACCGATACCGTCCATGCAGGGGACGGCACAGCTGTTTCTATTTGGCATACTGAGTTATAATATAGTTTATGGGAGGCTGATCCCTGCACAGCACGTTGTGCGGGAGATCAGCCTATCTGCGTTTTGCAAAGCAATCATGCACGGGACAGGAGTGGTTTTTATCGATATTCAATGGAGCAGCGGCAGCCGGGCAAAGGCACTGCAGGGGGATGCGCTCTGTCTGATTATAGCTGAAAATGAAATTGAAAGCGGTGAGGCTGGTGAATGGTCGGAGCCAATTAACCGGCTATCCAAAGCCGGACTGTTTGGTGCCAAGCTGAATCAGATCTATGTCCTTCCGCTGGAAGGGCAGCCTGAGCTTCCTGTTGCCATTCTGGCAGGCTGCGGGAAGGGGCTGGCGGGAACGGAAGAACTCCGCCTTATTGCGGCTCAGGCGGCCCGTGCTGCGCTCAGGCTACAAGCGGTCAGACTCATCATCCAGGTTCCGGACCATCTGGGTAAGCTGACTGCCGCAGGCTCCAAAGAGGCCGCGCAAGCACTGACGGAAGGGCTTATTCTGGGAGCTTACCGCAGGACGCACTATAAGCGGGAACAGCCGCTTTATACAGGTCTTGAGTCTGCTGTATTTCATCTGGACCGGAAGGCAGAGGCGGCTGAGTCTCTGGAATGGTGTCTAGGGATCAGGCAGGGCAAGGCTTTTGGTGAAGCAACCAACCTGGCTCGCAATCTTACCAATCTTCCTGGCAATCTGCTGACACCATCAGCGCTTGCTATGGCGGCGATTGAAGTTGCCGAGCGGCATGGATTCCCTGCCGAAGTTCTGGATGAACAGGAGATCGAACAGAAGGGCATGGGTGGACTGCAGGCTGTCGGCAAAGGAAGTGTACATCCTCCACGAATGATTGTTATCCGTTATCAGGGCACCAGCCAGTGGGAGAATGTTACTGCAATCGTAGGCAAGGGCATTACCTTCGATACCGGCGGCATTTCGCTTAAGCGGGCACCGGGCATGGAGGACATGATCAGCGATATGGGCGGTGCGGCGGCTGTACTTGGCGTTATGGAGGCGCTGGGGACACTGCGTCCGCAGATTAACGTGGTGATGCTTATTCCTTCTGCAGAAAATATGCCGGCAGCCAATGCATTCAAACCGGGAGACATCGTGACTACCCTGAGCGGCCGGACTATCGAAATCCTGAATACCGATGCTGAAGGCCGGGTTGTGCTGGCAGATGCGCTGACCTATTCCCTGGAGTGGGGCGCAGAGCGGATTATCGATGTAGCGACGCTGACAGGCGCTGTGCTCTCGGTTCTGGGTGATATTGCAACGGGGGCTGTAACCAATAATGAGGCTATAATGGAAGCATTTCAGACAGCCTCCATTCGTGCCGGAGAGAAAATTTGGCGGCTGCCGGTGTATCCCGAGTTCCGTGAAATGCTAAGCAGCGAGGTGGCCGATATCCGCAATGCAGCCGGAAGATACGGCGGAGCCAGCACAGCAGGTTTGTTCATCGGTGAGTTTGCGGAAGGACGTCCCTGGATTCATCTGGATATTGCCGGAACGGCATTTCTGTCCAAGGAACGCGGAGTAAATCCCAAAGGGGCAACCGGTGTCATGGTGCGCACGCTGCTGCAATATTTACTGCACTTGAACGCTGACGATGAGGCCAGAGCTGCGGATTCACTCCAAAGCTGAGGACGGTTCCAACAGGATAACAGCAAAACGGTACCTTCCTTAGGAAAAGGAGGTACCGTTTGTGCTTGATAATAATGACGTATAAGCACGGCCCATACCGTTCATCGGCTCCGGCTAGCTGTTTCTTTTGGCTCTGATTTGGGAAGTAATGGACTGAATGCCGTTCATGACCTTGTTACGCGCATCCTTGTTTCTGAGTAGGTAGGCTGCTCCAAGCGCTGCCGTAGTAAATAAAGTCTTTTTGGTATTCATGTGTTTTCCCTCCTTGGGTTGGTCTGGCTGTACTTGCATATAACTAACATACCCCCATCCCAGGGAACTTAAACGAATGGCTCATCGTGATTGAGTTTCAGGCCTTGGCTGAATGCTTGGGATCTACCGGTCCTCCGCTGCAGGAGAATGGGGAATTTGCGGAGGCGGCAGCGCAGGTCTTGCCTTTGTCACACCCGGCGCAAGCCCCTTCTTTTCCCTTTTGCACGTGACGGTAGATCATCCAGCCGGAGTAGCCAAATACAAGCGCTATAATCAAAATATTAATTATCATTGCAGTTCCCCCGCTTTCGCTCAAGTAACTTTTGATTGTACCAGATCCTACGACAAGCCCAATAAGCTTCCACCTTGAAAAATGACCAATGACACCAAATACGCCAGCACCAGCGAATACCCCATGGAGAAAAAGGTCCATTTCCACGAAGCAGTCTCTTTCTTGATAACCCCTACCGTAGCCAGGCAAGGAATATAGAGCAGGATAAAGGCCATGAAGCTGACCGAGCTGAGCGGTGTGAAGACCTGCGAGATTTGGCCTTCAAGTCCGGCAGCATCCGGAGCATGATAGATAATATTCATGGTGGATACAACCACCTCTTTGGCCAGAAAGCCGGGAACCAGCGTAGAGCCAGCCTGCCAGGTGCCAAAGCCGAGCGGATGCAGCAGGGGCGCAATCAACCCGCCGAATTTAGCGAGAAAGCTGTTGTCCATCTCCACATTTAATCCTGAAGGGCCAGCATAAGACATCAGCCAGATAATCACTGAACCGGCAAGAATAATCGTTCCCGCCTTGCGCAGAAACCCTTTGCCTTTTTCCCAGGTGCTGCGGCCAAGCGTCTTCAGCTGGGGCATCCGGTAGGGCGGAAGCTCGATGATAAAGACAGAG
This genomic window contains:
- a CDS encoding ATP-binding protein; translated protein: MISQYQESLLLPARTFQSGPMNTTYEDVLEHIDSGILLFDEEGVLTFVNKQMYGILGLNRHSLLGCTLIHLLSNIQLNRFKKKQVLRGYREMMKKGKPSYEFVDEYGRYWTVSLHCGEEMKGCYLFTFKEISDYKLIEQTAYQNDSLAMLGKLSASIAHEIRNPLTSIRGFIQLLHPHLHQLGKEEYAKIILAEIDRANDIIHEFLTSSKPSVPQVAMIPVSALLKEVVLLTESEALMKGCEINFYPLQEDMIISGDIKQMKQVVLNMIRNAMEAITEKIDDSIGRIELGASREGAEVRIFISDNGKGMDICTLDRLFSPFFTTKENGTGLGLSVSDRIIKNHGGCISVSSRINEGTRFVISLPLIQ
- a CDS encoding leucyl aminopeptidase, translated to MHGTGVVFIDIQWSSGSRAKALQGDALCLIIAENEIESGEAGEWSEPINRLSKAGLFGAKLNQIYVLPLEGQPELPVAILAGCGKGLAGTEELRLIAAQAARAALRLQAVRLIIQVPDHLGKLTAAGSKEAAQALTEGLILGAYRRTHYKREQPLYTGLESAVFHLDRKAEAAESLEWCLGIRQGKAFGEATNLARNLTNLPGNLLTPSALAMAAIEVAERHGFPAEVLDEQEIEQKGMGGLQAVGKGSVHPPRMIVIRYQGTSQWENVTAIVGKGITFDTGGISLKRAPGMEDMISDMGGAAAVLGVMEALGTLRPQINVVMLIPSAENMPAANAFKPGDIVTTLSGRTIEILNTDAEGRVVLADALTYSLEWGAERIIDVATLTGAVLSVLGDIATGAVTNNEAIMEAFQTASIRAGEKIWRLPVYPEFREMLSSEVADIRNAAGRYGGASTAGLFIGEFAEGRPWIHLDIAGTAFLSKERGVNPKGATGVMVRTLLQYLLHLNADDEARAADSLQS
- a CDS encoding FeoB-associated Cys-rich membrane protein, giving the protein MIINILIIALVFGYSGWMIYRHVQKGKEGACAGCDKGKTCAAASANSPFSCSGGPVDPKHSAKA